One window from the genome of Gadus macrocephalus chromosome 7, ASM3116895v1 encodes:
- the LOC132460795 gene encoding titin-like isoform X11, giving the protein MFSLCKPQPLLPFLILHHSIIDLSSIRPFTHPSFIHPLVPPSVHRPPVGVRGAVRPVSGPPSPALHARPPLPITPCPSPRRSRHALSSVQPAAPPTGGPAPQPSPRSKHKPPAASAPPADASPASGPASSTASNRLSTLCSDVTAALAAAPLASAASSLSFPSTAPPPSPTSPSPKTSTVAAPCLPQPTAAHQGNAPPSTGTAPPPAASATGPHHLPGYRPPSSSTSTSTSGPQLWAPPPGPAVPPPPRPTSTPQPPPPLSSLSRPKAPQSSEIASAPPLSRSLSQPPSLPSIFQPSPGTASVPSQQCPREVQSGSAVEQISVHAHVFRPHVVRTVARPSSPSPYNTNTPPPERTGTNRAAAVQNKPSSGPGWAPPSTQVDKNTNPFAMEATRAGPDPRESEPQRTKADTRAANQSVTQALQPSQTIVEEDEEDPKTSSSGQVVSELIVAPPPPWPFASTESSTPQQPSTNVLAAFITPKKNKEQAASKKHNHKPSEYSKPPLAEPEADFDDIMLDSLTRSGPSGGLFLEEEGSKRDTVKRCPPGTKLKAAEGHPPSETHASQEERRRMQEVQKKKEEEERLKKQKEEDRQRAREQEETEMEEEKKRRTLEEEERRALEGAEERRALEEAEERRALEEKRRVLKEEEKKRALEEEKKRALEEEKKRALEEEKRRALEEEKKRALEAEKRRALEEEKKRALEEEKKRALEEEKKRALEEEKRRALEEEKKRALEEEKRRALEEEKRRALEEEKRRALEEEKRRALEVEKKRALDEEKKRRALEEEEKKRALEEEKNRALEEEKKRALEEEKKRALEEEKRRALDEEKKRRALEEEKKKRALEEEKRRVLKEEEKKRALEEEKKRALEEEKRIALEEEKRRALEEEKRRALEEEKKRRALEEVEKKRALDEEKKRRALEEEEKKRALEEEKKKALEEEKKRALEEEKKKRALEEEKKRRALEEEEKRKALEEEKKRALMEEEKMRELEEEKRRLRAEEDRERSEMERRRKEEERLLQEKQEKQRLKQMEEKKRREEEAARRKRDEERILLEKKEQEECKREKERRVEKDRLLKEMKAEEEEGKRREQEKKKRLLEVEEERKRMEEKRLKEEKEKEEMRGREEKQRLKEEQRKQELERLLKEEKEMEEKRKREGEERISIAKEEEEQQRLLKEEETRTRQKEEKMRLEKQRVEEERKRREEEIKKRILKSEETRKRREEETKKRLVEAEEDRKRMEEKRLKELTEKEERKQERERLLKEEKEREEQERKQREEERRAQEEEKQRLLKEGERRKREEEEKQRLLKEAERMKREEEEKQRLLKEAERMKREEEEKQRLLKEEERMKREEKERLLKEAERMKREEEEEKQRLLKEEERMKREEKEKQRLLKEAERRKREEEEKERLLKEEERMKREEKERLLKEAERRKREEEEKQRLLKEEERIKREEKERLLKEAERRKREEEEKQRLLKEAERMKREEEEKERLLKEEERMKREEKERLLKEAERRKREEEEKERLLKEAERMKREEEEKERLLKEAEMMKREEEEKERLLKEAERRKREEEEKLLKEAERRKREEEEKQRLLKEAERMKREVEEKERLLKEAERMKREEEAKRVEKRRIEEERKRLELKERERIATEEKLLAEQREKEARQVEERQQVKEAKEREDRKAREESKMKEEEQEKKRMAEEERKKEEAEKRIRQEHQEKGRRQRDEDEESKNPPAPLSRVAINRSDEEKEKMRMIAGSKSTPGISKIPNTNTQQAEDKTSNLLPEARPVWAGMDAHERPGPLMHESRGLIATPPIEVLAHCNQLGPTIQPSAHNKPITLDVVSLVPPPEKFVEAEDPLWNALEGRDGITQEHSKPLGRGSPKEDATQRDKVQDLQPITAKEPDAIPSSAKPCPPPVTEPPRGPQAPPAIKPCPPTAAPQNETPTDGVMADPRPSSANQKPAPEKEGPLWAALEEAGDSGGGGGREDGSDAVDGGVDKCVNREEVCEAGQQPEASVGLMSAVVRVFYRGFESVASILHSHDARQPCSSPDGPPALRAPEGHGVALLSISDLPSVSETDTSPLSLPEVDIMPPAAFGDIIKGQPIGGEKQPKVELSLAVNSTGKSPNQGMETSGLVARLRLAASEAEREREEREIEGRKEKEEEGKGEEGERAVFGTKEKMQETEQSQGWLEIGGKERQHMKGGREESQQVRKEEHDEDQTKRGRHRGEEREGGRGKLERQGNEGTMFSSVSLKHNSQSGACPPLKEVEFEEIAHEERLDTDKSKDRSGPKSLTKTDLKDTGSAGKRDQVPEEGKPKVQRPDGASHVSADEACEVPPPKLAKRANSALQAVPVWMREEDSEELEYETGQEDIGTVWSAELYMEGGGVADLSVTQAAPGGSAGPPPTVIPQPLLHGSAVNQPKAFRESVSLKIQALPANRCSPAAPEQEVGAGQTPGVTHGNADKPQTFGQEVGASRTPVISHGNTHKPQRSGQEVGAGRTPGGSHGNADKPQTSGQEVRAGRTPGVSHGNAHKLQKSGQEVGAGRTPGLSHGNADKLRMSGQEDGIIQTGVVSTSVELVDTQAGPMGKDLVPSPVVPWPLPSDTQPTEENAGSKGARMETETPANKAEATDVSYETKLITLEAKADGNQIPEGSLEAKDQALQEEEQLLLAKIQKMTAKTSPFPVSRGKKLLIPDLKDIDGDITDPESQSQTSTGSGSSTFEKAFVDEPSHLIGSCFTVLEEVSLADAREVGIPELREAVREDKEALNREENKPVPTQQPPTFPNGRAKAPEEPCGLQTRPKNLPTGAPGSNREGSFPGAPVTGGGSAMRDPDRTSSVPPPQSGMKRGPSSHGESQQGPAQPGGPVAVGSAARPDPSEGLVSSSQSLLEWCQEMTQGYRGLKITNFSTSWRNGLAFCAILHHSTQR; this is encoded by the exons ATGTTCTCTCTCTGCAAACCCCAacctctcctccctttccttaTCCTTCATCATTCCATCATCGATCTATCATCCATCCGTCCATTCACTCATCCATCCTTCATCCATCCACTCGTCCCTCCATCTGTCCATCGGCCCCCAGTCGGTGTCAGAGGCGCTGTGAGGCCGGTGTCCGGCCCCCCTAGTCCCGCCCTTCACGCCCGGcctcccctccccatcaccccctgcccctcccctcgCCGCTCTAGACACGCCCTCTCATCCGTCCAACCGGCAGCCCCGCCTAccggaggccccgcccctcagcCCTCTCCCCGCTCCAAACACAAACCGCCCGCCGCGTCCGCCCCGCCCGCCGACGCCTCTCCTGCTTCTGGCCCCGCCTCCTCTACCGCGTCCAACCGCCTGTCCACGTTGTGCTCTGACGTCACGGCGGCCCTGGCAGCAGCTCCCCTGGCGTCGGCGgcgtcctctctctccttcccctccaccgcgcccccaccctcccccacgtCTCCGTCTCCCAAGACCTCCACGGTGGCAGCGCCCTGCTTACCCCAACCGACCGCGGCCCATCAGGGCAACGCCCCCCCGTCCACCGGGACGGCGCCCCCCCCGGCGGCTTCAGCAACCGGCCCTCACCACCTCCCTGGCTACAGAccgccttcctcctccacctccacctccacctctggcCCCCAGCTCTGGGCCCCTCCCCCTGGACCTGccgtccccccacctccccgtcCGACCTCCACCCCTCAGCCCCCGCCTCCTCTGTCGTCCCTCTCCCGCCCAAAAGCCCCCCAGTCCTCTGAGATAGCCTCAGCACCCCCCCTCAGCAGgtctctctcccagcctccctccctgcccagCATCTTCCAGCCCAGCCCAGGGACAG CCTCAGTACCTTCCCAGCAGTGCCCCCGTGAGGTGCAAAGCGGAAGTGCAGTGGAACAAATCTCTG TTCATGCTCATGTCTTCCGACCTCATGTTGTGCGGACGGTGGCtcgcccctcctctccctccccttatAACACAAACACCCCTCCGCCTGAGAGGACAGGGACAAACAGGGCCGCGGCTGTTCAGAACAAGCCGAGCTCAGGGCCAG GATGGGCCCCCCCGTCAACCCAAGTGGATAAGAACACGAACCCGTTCGCCATGGAAGCGACCCGCGCTGGCCCGGACCCCAGGGAGTCGGAGCCTCAGCGCACCAAGGCCGACACGAGGGCGGCGAACCAGAGCGTCACGCAGGccctgcagccctcacagaccatagtggaggaggacgaggaggacccAAAGACCAGCAG TTCTGGCCAAGTCGTTTCCGAGCTGAttgtagccccgccccctccctggcCATTCGCCAGCACCGAGAGCTCCACCCCTCAGCAGCCCTCCACCAATGTGCTGGCAGCTTTTattacacccaaaaaaaacaaagaacagGCTGCCTCCAAAAAGCACAACCATAAGCCATCTGAATATTCAAAGCCGCCATTGGCTGAGCCAGAAGCAGACTTTGATGACATCATGTTGGACTCTTTAACCCGGAGTGGGCCGTCAGGAGGCTTGTTCCTGGAAGAGGAGGGCTCTAAACGAGACACGGTCAAAAGGTGTCCTCCAGG tacgAAGCTGAAGGCCGCTGAAGGCCATCCTCCCTCGGAGACTCACGCctcacaggaggagaggaggaggatgcagGAAGTgcagaaaaagaaagaagaggaagaaaggtTGAAAAAACAGAaggaggaagacagacagagggcaagggagcaggaggagacggaaatggaggaggagaagaagaggagaactctggaggaggaggagaggagagctctggagggggcggaggagaggagagctctggaggaggcggaggagaggagagctctggaggagaagaggagagtcctaaaagaggaggagaagaagagagctctagaggaagagaagaagagagctctagaggaagagaagaagagagctctagaggaagagaagaggagagctctagaggaagagaagaagagagctctagaggcagagaagaggagagctctagaggaggagaagaagagagctctagaggaagagaagaagagagctctagaggaagagaagaagagagctctagaggaagagaagaggagagctctagaggaagagaagaagagagctctagaggaagagaagaggagagctctagaggaggagaagaggagagctctagaggaggagaagaggagagctctagaggaggagaagaggagagccctggaggtggagaagaagagagctctagatgaagagaagaagaggagggcactggaggaggaggagaagaagagagctctagaggaggagaagaatagagctctagaggaggagaagaagagagctctagaggaggagaagaagagagctctagaggaggagaagaggagggctctagatgaagagaagaagaggagggcactggaggaggagaagaagaagagagctctagaggaagagaagaggagagtcctaaaagaggaggagaagaagagagctctagaggaagagaagaagagagctctagaggaagagaagaggatagctctagaggaggagaagaggagagctctagaggaagagaagaggagggctctagaggaggagaagaagaggagagctctggaggaggtggagaagaagagagctctagatgaagagaagaagaggagagctctggaggaggaggagaagaagagagctctagaagaggagaagaagaaagctctagaggaggagaagaagagagctctagaggaagagaagaagaagagagctctggaggaggagaagaagaggagagctctagaggaagaggagaagaggaaagcactggaggaggagaagaagagagctctaatggaggaggagaagatgagagaattggaggaggagaaaaggagactGCGGGCAGAGGAGGACCGGGAGcggagtgagatggagagaaggaggaaggaggaggaaaggctCCTTCAGGAAAAACAGGAGAAACAGAGATTGAAGCAAAtggaggaaaagaagaggagggaggaggaggcagcgaggaggaagagggatgaggagaggatCCTCCTAGagaagaaggagcaggaagagtgcaagagagagaaggagaggagagtggaaaAGGACAGATTGCTGAAAGAGATGAAggctgaagaggaggaggggaaaaggagagagcaggagaaaaaaaagcgGCTCCTggaagtagaggaggagaggaagaggatggaggagaaACGCTTAAAagaggaaaaggaaaaggaagagatgagaggaagagaagagaaacaGCGTCTCAAAGAGGAGCAGCGAAAACAGGAGCTGGAGAGGCTTCtgaaagaggagaaagaaatggaggagaaaaggaaaagggagggagaggagagaattaGTATAGcaaaagaggaggaagaacagCAGAGACTGCTAAAGGAAGAGGAGACAAGAACAAGACAAAAGGAAGAGaagatgagattggagaagcagcgtgtggaggaggagagaaaaaggagagaggaggagataaaaAAGAGGATCTTGAAGTCAGAGGAGACgagaaaaaggagagaggaggagacaaaaAAGAGGCttgtggaggcggaggaggacagGAAAAGGATGGAGGAGAAACGCTTGAAAGAATTAACGGAAAAGGAAGAGcgaaaacaagagagagagaggctcttgaaagaggagaaagaaagggaggagcaggaaaggaaacagagagaggaggagagaagagcgcaagaggaggagaagcagagactcctaaaggaaggagagaggaggaagagagaggaggaggagaagcagagactcctaaaggaagcagagaggatgaagagagaggaggaggagaagcagagactcctaaaggaagcagagaggatgaagagagaggaggaggagaagcagagacTCCTAAAGGAagaagagaggatgaagagagaggagaaggagagactcctaaaggaagcagagaggatgaagagagaggaggaggaggagaagcagagacTCCTAAAGGAagaagagaggatgaagagagaggagaaggagaagcagaGACTCCTAAaggaagcagagaggaggaagagagaggaggaggagaaggagagactcctaaaggaagaagagaggatgaagagagaggagaaggagagactcctaaaggaagcagagaggaggaagagagaggaggaggagaagcagagacTCCTAAAGGAAGAAGAgaggataaagagagaggagaaggagagactcctaaaggaagcagagaggaggaagagagaggaggaggagaagcagagactcctaaaggaagcagagaggatgaagagggaggaggaggagaaggagagactcctaaaggaagaagagaggatgaagagagaggagaaggagagactcctgaaggaagcagagaggaggaagagagaggaggaggagaaggagagactcctaaaggaagcagagaggatgaagagagaggaggaggagaaggagagactccTAAAGGAAGCAGAGatgatgaagagagaggaggaggagaaggagagactcctaaaggaagcagagaggaggaagagagaggaggaggagaaactcctaaaggaagcagagaggaggaagagagaggaggaggagaagcagagactcctaaaggaagcagagaggatgaagagagaggtggaggagaaggagagactcctaaaggaagcagagaggatgaagagagaggaggaggcgaagaGAGTAGAGAAGCGACGCatcgaggaggagaggaaacggCTAGAGctgaaagaaagagagcgaatTGCAACAGAGGAGAAACTTCTAGCAgagcagagggagaaggaagcgagacaggtggaggagagacaACAAGTGAAAGAGgcaaaggagagggaggatcgAAAAGCCAGGGAAGAGAGTAAAATGAAAGAAGAGGaacaagagaaaaagagaatggctgaggaggaaaggaagaagGAAGAGGCAGAGAAGAGGATCAGACAGGAGCAtcaggagaaggggaggagacagagggatgaAGATGAGGAGAGTAAGAATCCTCCTGCTCCATTGTCCAGGGTGGCGATCAACAGATCAgatgaagagaaggagaagatgagAATGATAGCTGGATCCAAGTCTACTCCTGGCATCTCAAAAATCCCTAACACCAATACCCAACAGGCTGAGGACAAAACCTCCAATCTGCTTCCTGAAGCCAGACCGGTCTGGGCTGGAATGGACGCCCACGAACG TCCGGGGCCACTGATGCATGAATCGAGAGGCTTGATTGCCACTCCACCAATCGAAGTGCTTGCTCACTGCAACCAATTGGGCCCCACCATTCAGCCCTCTGCTCACAACAAACCAATTACGTTAGACGTGGTGTCCCTGGTCCCGCCCCCTGAGAAGTTTGTGGAAGCAGAGGATCCTCTGTGGAACGCTCTAGAAGGGAGGGACGGTATTACTCAGGAACACTCTAAACCCCTTGGCAGAGG CTCGCCGAAGGAAGACGCCACCCAAAGGGACAAAGTACAGgaccttcagccaatcacagcgaaGGAGCCCGATGCCATCCCTTCCTCTGCTAAACCCTGCCCCCCGCCGGTCACAGAGCCCCCCAGGGGGCCCCAGGCCCCCCCGGCCATCAAACCCTGCCCCCCAACCGCCGCTCCGCAGAACGAGACGCCGACGGACGGCGTCATGGCGGACCCTCGGCcgtcctcagccaatcagaagcctgCACCTGAAAAGGAGGGGCCTCTGTGGGCGGccctggaggaggcgggggactccggggggggaggggggagagaggacgggagTGATGCTGTTGACGGAGG CGTCGATAAGTgtgtgaacagagaggaggtgtgtgaggcAGGCCAGCAGCCTGAGGCGTCAGTAGGCCTCATGTCTGCGGTAGTCAGGGTGTTTTACAGAGG CTTTGAGTCAGTGGCCTCCATCCTCCACTCCCATGACGCACGTCAGCCGTGCTCCTCTCCAGACGGGCCCCCGGCCCTCAGGGCCCCGGAGGGCCACGGCGTCGCCCTCTTATCCATTTCAGACCTTCCTAGTGTCTCTGAGACGGACACGAGTCCACTTTCTCTCCCTGAGGTGGACATTATGCCCCCGGCTGCTTTTGGGGACATCATAAAGGGACAACCAATTGGTGGAGAGAAGCAACCCAAGGTTGAACTGTCGTTGGCTGTTAATAGTACAGGGAAGTCACCCAATCAGGGGATGGAGACTTCTGGTCTGGTGGCCCGTCTGAGGCTGGCTGCCAGcgaggcagagcgggagagggaggaaagggaaatagaggggaggaaagagaaggaagaagaaggaaagggagaagagggggagagggcagtTTTCGGGACGAAAGAGAAAATGCAAGAAACTGAACAGAGCCAGGGATGGCTAGAAATAGGAGGCAAAGAGAGGCAACATATGAAAGGAGGCCGAGAGGAAAGTCAGCAGGTGAGGAAAGAGGAGCATGATGAGGATCAGACAAAGAGAGGAAGacacaggggggaggagagggaggggggaagggggaagttGGAGAGACAGGGAAATGAAGGGACAATGTTTTCATCTGTGTCTCTCAAGCACAACAGCCAATCAGGTGCTTGTCCTCCACTTAAAGAGGTGGAGTTTGAGGAAATAGCACATGAGGAAAGGCTTGACACAGACAAATCCAAAGACAGATCTGGTCCCAAGTCATTGACCAAGACTGATCTGAAAGACACAGGTTCAGCTGGTAAGAGAGATCAGGTCCCAGAGGAAGGCAAGCCCAAAGTTCAGCGGCCCGATGGAGCCTCTCACGTCTCCGCGGATGAAGCATGCGAAGTCCCTCCTCCAAAACTGGCAAAAAGAGCGAATTCAGCGCTGCAAGCCGTCCCCGTgtggatgagagaggaggacagcgaGGAGCTGGAGTACGAGACGGGACAGGAGGACATCGGCACCGTCTGGTCAGCTGAGCTGtacatggagggaggggg cGTGGCGGATCTGTCCGTGACCCAGGCTGCACCAGGTGGTTCTGCCGGGCCTCCTCCCACGGTCATCCCACAACCTCTGCTCCACGGCTCAGCTGTCAATCAACCAAAGGCATTCAGGGAATCTGTCTCTTTGAAGATTCAGGCTCTGCCGGCCAATCGGTGCTCCCCGGCCGCGCCAGAACAGGAAGTAGGAGCTGGTCAGACACCGGGCGTCACCCACGGTAACGCTGACAAGCCACAGACGTTTGGACAGGAAGTAGGAGCTAGTCGGACACCGGTCATCTCCCACGGTAACACTCATAAGCCGCAGAGGTCGGGACAGGAGGTAGGAGCTGGTCGGACACCGGGCGGCTCACACGGTAACGCTGACAAGCCACAGACGTCGGGACAGGAAGTAAGAGCTGGTCGGACACCGGGCGTCTCCCACGGTAACGCTCACAAACTGCAGAAGTCGGGACAGGAAGTAGGAGCTGGTCGGACACCGGGCCTCTCCCACGGTAACGCTGACAAGCTGCGGATGTCGGGACAGGAAGATGGCATAATTCAAACGGGCGTGGTTTCCACTTCCGTTGAGTTGGTGGACACGCAGGCCGGTCCGATGGGAAAGGACCTGGTCCCATCGCCTGTAGTaccctggcccctcccctcaGATACACAACCCACCGAGGAGAACGCCGGCTCAAAGGGTGCCAGGATGGAAACGGAGACACCTGCCAACAAGGCAGAAGCGACTGACGTGTCTTACGAGACCAAACTTATTACCCTTGAAGCAAAGGCTGACGGGAACCAAATCCCTGAGGGGAGCCTTGAGGCCAAAGACCAGGCACTCCAGGAAGAAGAACAGCTCCTATTGGCTAAGATCCAGAAGATGACAGCCAAAACATCACCTTTCCCAGTGTCTCGAGGCAAAAAGCTCCTCATACCCGACCTCAAAGATATCGACGGTGACATCACAGACCCTGAGAGCCAATCCCAAACCAGCACTGGCTCTGGAAGCTCCACTTTCGAAAAAGCTTTTGTCGACGAGCCGTCGCATTTGATTGGTTCATGCTTCACCGTGCTTGAGGAAGTTTCATTGGCTGATGCTAGAGAGGTAGGGATCCCAGAACTAAGAGAGGCAGTCCGAGAAGATAAGGAGGCATTGAACCGGGAAGAAAACAAACCAGT GCCCACCCAGCAGCCCCCCACCTTTCCAAACGGCAGAGCGAAGGCACCTGAGGAGCCATGCGGGCTTCAGACTCGACCTAAGAACCTGCCCACCGGCGCTCCGGGATCCAATCGGGAGGGTTCCTTTCCCGGCGCTCCAGTTACCGGGGGGGGGTCAGCGATGCGTGACCCAGACAGAACCTCTTccgttcctcctcctcaaaGCGGAATGAAGAGGGGCCCTTCCTCCCACGGGGAGTCACAGCAAGGCCCCGCTCAGCCTGGAGGACCGGTGGCAGTGGGGTCCGCCGCCAGGCCGGACCCTTCAGAG ggGCTGGTGAGCTCCAGTCAGTCTCTGCTAGAGTGGTGTCAAGAGATGACCCAGGGCTACCGGGGGTTAAAGATCACCAACTTCAGCACCTCCTGGAGGAACGGGTTGGCCTTCTGTGCCATCCTGCATCACTCCACCCAGAGATGa